CGATGAAGCGGCCATATGTCAGGCCGTGCTCGCGGACCGCGGCGTTGATGCGCTGGACCCACAGGGCGCGGAAGTTGCGCTTGCGGTTCTTGCGGTCGCGGTAAGCGTACTGCTTCGACTTTTCCACTGCCTGCTTGGCAATGCGGATGGTGTTCTTGCGGCGGCCGTAGAAACCCTTGGCCTGCTCGAGAACCTTCTTGTGCTTGGCGTGGGCGGTTACGCCCCTTTTGACGCGTGCCATGTCATGATCTCCTTAAACGTTGTCCAGGCCGGGCTCAGAGGCCGTTCGGCAGAAAATTCTTGATGACCTTCTTGGCATCCGGTT
The nucleotide sequence above comes from Aminobacter aminovorans. Encoded proteins:
- the rplT gene encoding 50S ribosomal protein L20, whose amino-acid sequence is MARVKRGVTAHAKHKKVLEQAKGFYGRRKNTIRIAKQAVEKSKQYAYRDRKNRKRNFRALWVQRINAAVREHGLTYGRFIDGLNKANIEIDRKILSDMAIHEPQAFAALVAKAKVALEYLKNTTPNAFESAVA